The Plasmodium cynomolgi strain B DNA, chromosome 13, whole genome shotgun sequence DNA segment cataaatatatacccCAACAATGAGAGGAACAGGGAGTTTAAGAAGTACAAGGTTGTCGACCATTTTTAaacaccccttttttttgcgcgctcTTAGGGGGATATgcaagtatatatatacatatatatgtaaatgtgTAGTAGTACCTGTGAGGAAGGGACGATTGCACAACTGTGAAAGTCCCCCTTCGCTCTTACctgcagcaaaaaaaaattgaggaaaaaaggaagaaggagtacGATGAAGAGAGGGAGATAGTcgaacaaaagaaaaaaatatatgaagagaaaagacaaaaaaaactgcacatatataacgtagagaaaaagaaaaagaaactaatagaaaaggaaaaatataataaggaaaatatagagtataattatttaatgatctcaaaccattttgaatatttaatggaaaatgggaaacacAGTGACATTTACTTTTCCTTTCACGATATGTACATTTCCCCCATGAGGTTGTACTACTTTGCCAGTACAAGTGTGGATCAAATTTACTATTTAGGTAAATACGCAAGAGGggacaaaaagggaaaagtctcttcaaaaatgggtgcagtgggtacatatatgtttgtTTGTAGGCATATGTGTTTTCATGTGTGTTTGCTGTGTACTACCTAAAActtctctctcccccccttttgtcgGCACTTTTAATGTGCGCCCCAGATTTATCACGAAAGTGGCTTCCAGACAACTATGTCTCTATCATACTTGAATTGTGCTCACGCAAAAGggttaaaattttgaatttgtCCTTCAACAAAATAACCTTCAAGGGGTTAGGACACTTCACCAAGTTTTTATCGGTAACGTGGGAgaggcaaaaagaaaaaaaaaaaatacataaaataaaataaaagaactcACGATGTATAGCTTATAATGATGCACTGGGAGAGGGGTAAATACGGACCACTCCGAAAGGGCCGACCAAACCAGTAACGCATTATCTCTTCATACTACTAATTTGTAGGAGAACAAAGCGCTGTTTTGTCTTAACCTGGAAAATAACGACTTAACAAACAAAGGTCAAAATGTTCATGAGCTCAATAAACTTTTCGAgtctataaaaaataataaaggaataaaaatattgaatttgGCTAACACAAATATGGACAAGGTAGCCCTTCTGCGTGTCCCCAAAAaagatgatgaaaatttctGCCCAACGTTGAGTTactgtatgcatatatgtgggAACAATTTTTGTTAACGTTTCAGAGCAATGCGGAGAGTTTGTGCGAAATGCTAGAGGCGAACAATTCCATAATCGAAATGAACTTTGAGAATAGTAATTTTAGTAAGTTATAGCATTGTTGATTGTCTGCCTGCAAGGGGCATGGACGTAGAAGCGCTTGCCTTTTGTTGAGCTTCGTTTGTCCCATTTCGCTCCGTTTCGCTCCATTTGGTACCTTCTCTCCTCTCAGCGCGGGAGCAAAATTGCCAAATAATTAACTGCCTAATACggaataaaaacatatggcTAAAACAAGCCGAgatagaaaaagaagaaaatgataaaatggaaaaggaggaaagctACATGCACGCGTACCTTATGTCCGTCGAGTCGTCCATGTAATAATTGAAATaaggggaaattaaaaaggcagAGGAATAGtacatctttttttgtccacacatatgcatatgcctGCGGAGCATATCATTGTTCCTACTTTAAAGGGTTCCATTAAATTCGTTTGACATAACAAAATTGCTCATTTGTTACTTCTTATCTGTACATTTGTCCATTTTACGACACCTTTTGCCATTTCACCCTTTCAGAATTGAAATTGAAAATAGGGAAAACCGAAGAAACTTGaataaaatggtaaaaaaaggggaagcagttGAAAGGAAAATCCACCAGACAATTCGCTGCATGcatgttttgtttttacataCCCCTCtatttgcacacacatattTCTGtaattccaaaaaaatacagataTACGTTAATATGTGGAGAgacgaaataaaacaaaaggagttgaaggaagaagcaattCTTGAAACCCTGGAGAAGGTACTgatgttcatttttccgGCTACTTTTTAGCCAAATAGTAGAAGTGGCGCTAAGGcatttgtgtgtgcatgtatatgcacatatgtgcgCGCCACTACCAActggttttctttttttgcacatagGAACATGAGAATAGGATGAAAAATgccaggaagaaaaaaaagaaaaagaagaagaagtgaaaatttattaaggACCCTTCCTTTCATGTCCTACTCTTTTTATTAAGAGTGATATGGATGTAGTTGTACACACGCGAAGCTTCTCTAAATGTGGACAGCTTAAAATGGtgattctccttttttttttgtcttctttCTTAAACAGTTCATGTTGTTTTAATGCAGATTAAGCAGAACTCCTCACCGGAGCTCCGCCAACTCGCTAGTAGAACAACTCGAGCGCAAAAATGATCGTAGAAATGATGCGCAGTTTTATCTTTCTAAACATATCCGGCCCTAAATTAACTTTCACGTTTAATTATGGacgatcatttttttgcgtgcccAAAAGGTTCCCCTCTTTGGTTCACttggttatttttataataaggTCGTCTCGCAAAAACGTTTtagttatattataaaaaaaaaaaaaaaaaaaaaaggggggagaattCACGAATGCCTATGTTAATTTGTTATAAtgattttcaaatttttatgaaaattgaataaacatatataggcaaatgtgcacatatgtataatacgTAGGTGCGTACATGTGTGAAGTGGCATACGTGTGTGGACGCACATCCATACGCACAGATTCGTACATGTGCAACGATCCATACAAGTGCACAGATCTGTAGATGCACAAAGATTCACACATGTGCAAAAGCACTCGCACTCATGCaacatatatattcacataGTATACATTCACAAATGAAATGGTCGAATGTGTgatcttccttcttttttaaaataaattcatacaAAATACATATGCTACTTAAAATCTCATGGATATGACTccaatataaatatgtgacAAGAGAAAACTGAAACAatggaaaagcaaaaggaaaggcGCAGGatggggggagagaaatGAAAGACTTTATGagcacaaaaatattttgtgtgTTCAGGCAATTAATTACACATAATTTAATGAATTAAACTTTTAATGATGACAATGtctatatatgtacactCACATATTGCATGAAAcgatacatacacatatgtttCAAAgttatgttaaaatataatatgtattcatttatgtaatttattttattttattttttttttttatgtcattttaACAGCAAAGGTATACTCTTGAAAACACCAAATACATAATATTACACATAcccaattttaatattcCCATTACAATATGGTTTTATTCAAATTGTCTTAGGCAATATAGGTATTGACAATACTTGCTGAtaagtaacaaaaaataatttctagAAAACATAACTCACGCAAATGATGGCTGTGGGTTATGTTTggactaaaaaaaaaaaaaaaaataaaataaataactaaataaaataaatattatactAACATATacaaactgaaaaaaatggagcccTCCTTGGTTTGAAGTATTCGTATGAAGAAATATTCATTggtatttttcttattacgATTGGGTGATATTTATTGGtggatttattttattttatttatttattttttttgacacaataaaaaaaaaaattggtctCCCATTTTAAGATAACATTTCGGACGAACATACCTGCTCACAAAACATGACTTTAATCGTAATCTTTAATAATGTTGTTTGAAATTAAATACTCCTTCTGGTCATCATACATTTTAAGCCTCTCTTTTGcgtatagaaaaaaatcaaattcgTTGTAACTTTTGGTTTGATACCCTCTAATGATGGACCAGAATCCCCATAACAAATGAGCACCCAACGCTTGAACCTCCACTGCCTCTAATATTTGATCAATTAATTTGGGGGTTGGTGCGACATGAGATTTGTCCAGATAATTTGATAAATATGCAGTGATAAACAATTTCCTGTTATCATaggaaatgtattttttcttatcaattgcaaaaaagggataagAGCTTACAGAATAATCTATGGATGTTTCGATGAAAAAGTTGGCTATATCTGTTGCGAGAAAATTAAAGCCTGAGTATTCAAAATCAATTAGGCGTAAACACTTATTGGTGTTAATAATGTTGTTTTCTTGTAGGTCATTATGGCAAAAAACGATGGAATTCGCTAAATTGTCTGACTTGGAGTACACActcataaatttaataaactTATCAGATTCTTTGATATACTTATGAATATCACAATTGTacttttctatatttttatatttgaagAGCtgatttttccatttttccatcatTTTAAAGATACACGGTGTTCTATCCCAGTGTTCAGGTAAATGGCGTTTCCGACTGAGGGTATGAAATTTACCCAACACATTTGCAATACCAATTAATATGGTTGggttttttaaatcatcaaTTCGGAGAGGATCCCCATAAAGCCATTCCTCTATGCGTCCCCCATTAAATGTGTTTAGCAACTGGGGAgctattttatatttgctCATAGTTTTGTACACTTCAAATTCGGAGATTGTATTGTACAACTCGTCAACGTGTTTTCCATAAATCCTAAATAAAACACGTGTCCTTATGGAATGATAATTGTTtgctgtttcttcttttagtCCCACCTCAAATAACTGGTTGGTTAGTCCACTTAGTATCTGCTTAACCCTTAAATTATCTTCGGTAAAATGGTGCCACTCTGGTATTTTCTCCAGGCATatctttttaatatataacgGATCCGTTAGGTCCGAAAATTCTTGGGCACACAATGgtatgtcgttttttttattaacttcTTGTAAAGGAAATGGATTTTTGGATATTTCTATTTCCTGATTTAGCTGAATAGTgctatacatttttaagtcTTCAGGACAACAGATGGTTCCATTGGGGGCCGCTTTcaaatttccatttttcgcgttttcaacatttgataaattatttttatcatttttaatattttcatatgtcCTGCTGatactttccatttttgcttgtTGGCTGTAATACGTTAttctttgaatttttctcctttttcttctcaagTGTATTGAAATGTGAAGGGGGTGCAAGAAGCGTGCATATATGGAGTTCATATAAAACATGCGCGTGACGCGTGCAAATAAGGGGTGCAAATGAAGGGTGGCTGTACGGCATAGACGTAAATTAGTAGCTATCACGCGTGGCTGTAATGAGCGGCTATAACGAGTGATTACAACGAGTGGCTATATCGCGTTGTTTAATCGCGTTGTTTAATCACGCTGTTTAATCACGTTGTTATATCGCGTTATCATAACGCGTGCAAACGGTTACGCTATTTTTGAACGACGTTTTACAGATGTTGCGTTTTCAAAAATCCCGAACTAAATTATGGAATTTTTAAGTGCACAAGCACACATGTAAGCACATATAAACAAATAACAAAACAGTGCGCTATGCATACACATTTGTTTATGTAAGcagattttataaattcacAAATGTTTTTCAATCAGCCCCACAACGATATATAGACTTTTACTTTTGCgttaaattcttttaaattgtttttaacgtaaaaagttaaaaaactAAAATGAAATACACATGTGTTGTGAAATCTACAAAATACAACATTTGGAAATagatttaattaaaaatacaatTAATTCCCCAaatgtcgaaaaaaaaggatttttttttttttgggcacTGACCCATGCGAGGTGCAAGAATAATGCCCTAATGTtgcaattttataaattgtcAACGGGTGaaggtatatatttttgttcgtGCTATTTTATTGCCCTAAAACTTTACAGTTTAGTCGTTTTGTGGTTTTGTCGTTTTAGagttttgcaattttgtcgTTTTACAGCTTTGACGCTTTGACGTTTTATAGTTTTACTGCCTTGTTGATTTATCGCTTTACTGCTTTGTCCGTTCACTACTTTGTTGATTTGCTGCCTTATCactttcttatttttctcttttgaaaaaagtcAGTTGCGCGCTGTGTGTATCTTTGAGTAACCGTTCAGAAGAACTTTCCTTTGTGAtatgttttactttttatctTTTGTAAAACAAGTTTTCAAATATGGAAAATAGCACCTTgcataaaacaaaacaaatatttgttgggggaaggggggagaTTGAGGTCAAATTATGTTTATTTAACCTTTTGTTTATTGATTTAATCCTTACATTTATTTCAAAGCACAAGGAATAATTCCGTGcgtgattaaaaaaaattttagtagTACTCTCtcataatatatttgctTCTATCCCAAATAAGAACAAGAATACGAAAGGTGTACTAAAATgatgattattttataaatcaAATTAACCACATACAAGTATCACTGAAAGTATAGTTCTATGAATACATCTAAcggtaaaattaaaatgtattacgcttttattttaaaaaaattacatggaaaaaacagaaaataatataataaaatgaaatacgcaaaaaaaagaagtataAAGGATAAGGTATTTCAGAGTGATCGCAATACTCTGGTTTTCATGCAGTTATACTCATACTAATGctaatatttaaatgtaaGATTTTTAAGTACTGTTTcttacatataaattatgtataaacGTGtggaataaattttctttaatgtaAAACTTAACGCGCTTTAGTATAAacgataataaaatatatcaaatatTGTTCTGTAACAATTCTGTTAAGTTGAAcaaaacttttatttttgcatattaattTATGCTGTGTTcagtttgtaatttttttggcaaaaaatttaaaatacagCAATTGCAAAAAAGATGTTTGCATGGTATGAAATAATATACAGGGCGCGTATTTCATATTCCcgcatacgtatgtacgtatacataataaaaaaaaaaatcacatgggtatatgttaaaaatgagcagcaAAATGCCCgcagtaaaaatgaaaaaggtcctacatataagtataaaaaattatggatgtataaatatataatatataaataatatatgtttatgtatACTTATAAATTCGCATACGTGAATAAAATACTCTAAGTAAGAGTATATAAACTGGCGTAAAGAAAAGGTTATAAAAGTGAGCGAGGGAAAAAGCGATATTTGTGAAGGCGCGCAATTAACGCGGcagaggaaaacaaatttgtttaaatgtgctaaaaattatttccataAAATTGAATATTGGTTAAAGCACGCACTTGCGCGTTGTGCTATTTTGCGATTGTGCGAGACTGCGCAACTGTGCAATTACGCGAGGAGTTTGGTAAAAATTAACGtaacataataattatatagtaaaattcgtttaaacaaaattatggcttgggaaatttttttttttcaaatttaaaattaaaaatgagaaaaaaattaacaatggATAATTGGGCACATGAATTTTTGAgtacataattttaatacatatatatgtaattactacggaaaaattaaaaaaaatatatatatattttttgtttaaaaatgagCTGTGGtgtgcttttaaaaaatgcttcatataaaataaagttcaaaattatatataattatgtttGGCGTTATTTTACGCATCAGTTTTGTATAGTAACAAAGTGTATAATAAAGCAATTCCAAAGATGGGAAAAGTTTAAACGATAAAACAAATTCGCAATTGCGGCAGAAAGATTTTACcgttaattaaatttttatgttttaattggtatattatacatttgtGGTGACCCATGCggaaatgatttttttgaatgaaATGTGTTTTTATGCGTTAAATTTAAACGCACGAGGGAAACGCGCACGAATCGAGCGATTTGTGGTTTAATGTGAAGATTTAATCTTATATGTATAAACGCGCGCTTGCGTAAATAGAGGCATAATTTATCACGAAGCTGTTTATGATTTCCCGCACGAGGAAATTACATATAACGGATGAATTATTtgtcaaaaaattaaatggcAAACGTTTTGAGAAAACGCAAATTGGAAgtatatgtaattaattGCGCATTATCGATTTGGAAAAGCAAATGAAAGGGTTAGCAGTTTGTGCAGTcatcaattttgcaaatagaGGAACAGTCGCTCGTTATATGTCTGATATGTGTTGAAATATATTACACAATTctatgtgtatacatatatacatatatatatagatagATACATATACTGAACGAGGGAATTTATGACGATTTgagttttttgtttaaattttttttttgcgtgtttTACGTACCCCTCGAATGTTTTTccagaagataaaaatattgttcatAATTGAGCCACTGGATTAAAATTTGTTGCGCCGTGTAGATGACGTTTTAATgatatacacatgtatatgtgtacaatCTGTAGGCCcattggattttttttttttaaagtcgAAACGAATGGAAAAAGAGAGCCATTCGCAAAAAGGATGACCACATGTTAAGGGTAAAAAGCGTTAATTTGAGGTTGCCAAattaatcaattttttttatttttagtatgtggacaaataattatttagGACAGTTATTCCTTTTAC contains these protein-coding regions:
- a CDS encoding hypothetical protein (putative) codes for the protein MDKTSSNVDIPNDIPKKKDKQEVPASECTQNEILEKYDIFSNVYTSSDNLSFVDSEEDTSSKNLDDLKNKNILSLTVHNIINIYPNNERNREFKKYKQKKIEEKRKKEYDEEREIVEQKKKIYEEKRQKKLHIYNVEKKKKKLIEKEKYNKENIEYNYLMISNHFEYLMENGKHSDIYFSFHDMYISPMRLYYFASTSVDQIYYLDLSRKWLPDNYVSIILELCSRKRVKILNLSFNKITFKGLGHFTKFLSENKALFCLNLENNDLTNKGQNVHELNKLFESIKNNKGIKILNLANTNMDKSNAESLCEMLEANNSIIEMNFENSNFTREQNCQIINCLIRNKNIWLKQAEIEKEENDKMEKEESYMHAYLMSVESSM
- a CDS encoding choline kinase (putative) translates to MESISRTYENIKNDKNNLSNVENAKNGNLKAAPNGTICCPEDLKMYSTIQLNQEIEISKNPFPLQEVNKKNDIPLCAQEFSDLTDPLYIKKICLEKIPEWHHFTEDNLRVKQILSGLTNQLFEVGLKEETANNYHSIRTRVLFRIYGKHVDELYNTISEFEVYKTMSKYKIAPQLLNTFNGGRIEEWLYGDPLRIDDLKNPTILIGIANVLGKFHTLSRKRHLPEHWDRTPCIFKMMEKWKNQLFKYKNIEKYNCDIHKYIKESDKFIKFMSVYSKSDNLANSIVFCHNDLQENNIINTNKCLRLIDFEYSGFNFLATDIANFFIETSIDYSKKYISYDNRKLFITAYLSNYLDKSHVAPTPKLIDQILEAVEVQALGAHLLWGFWSIIRGYQTKSYNEFDFFLYAKERLKMYDDQKEYLISNNIIKDYD